The DNA segment tattcatgaaaacttttaagtatcaaataaaaaaagaaaattccgAAACACCTTAAAAGAACAGGAAATTGGTTTGAAAATATCACCTTTCAACAAAATATAGGTCTATTAGAGTTTGGACAAACCAATTAGATGAGACTTTAAACTATAGAAAAATTTACAATCTCACGCAACACAATGTGATCTTCTGGtatgttgaaatatttcaaacttaATTCATAGTCAATACTTGTAGATATAACTCTCATTATTAATTACCACCATTGCGcatcttctaaaatataaatgaacctTAGTATGTGTACGCGAGTCAAAATAGTCATTCAGAATGAATTGTATAACTCTTTTTAgaatgtttgttgttttatatgtaaatttgtAATATTATGCAACTGTTTTGTAATAGGTGAGACTCAGATAAAGTATTGTTTCAGTGTCTTGTAAGGCTAGACAGACCTTTAAACGTCGACGTCGACAATTGAGATTTCTTGATCGCAAGAAACAACATCTCAACGAACCTAATATCACTTTAATTTTCAACAGATTTTGGCatactatatatacaaaaacatttgCTAATTCAAATTCTCAATTTCAAGCTTCCGGAATATCTGATattacccccctttttttggtggggttcgtgtttcttagcatttatttttccagatttgttttgtgtactataattctttgtctgtttgtcctttttttttttttttagccattgcgtttaCAGTCTAATTTGAAAAGCCCCTCTTTTTAAAAGTGAGTGTTTGAGCAAAATATACAGTTAACCCATTGATATCTGAAACAAACCAACATAATATCAAAAACATTcgtttaaacatttattttctagATTAAGGGGTAACAATATCAAATGTAGTTTGCATACAAATTAATTCTAGCACACAAATCTCTATGCGGAgagttttttgttttctctgaaaagaaaatcttttatttacttacatcatgaatattaaataaataatttacatacatATTTACATAACATTCCTcacaattttcaaatgttaatcATGGGACATTATTATAAATGACTGTGTTGTTACTAATTTCGTCTGTAGTCGCAAAACCTTCTGGTGAACACATTCCGGTTTCATTATCTTCCGATGAAGTCGCGCTTCCTTCCGGTGAAGTTGCACCAGTTTCATTATCTTGCTCTTGAGTCTCGCTACACACTCGTGAACATGCACTGGTTTTGTTCTGTCCAGAATCTTGCAAAACTTCTGATGAGGATGCTCCTTTCTCTTCGTctaatgatttttgtttttcttgtgtCCCTTTGTCAGATAGTTTTGAAATCTTAGACgaatttgtttttgaatcaGTTGATCGGATTCTTGAGGTCAATCTATGgaggctttcaaatattttatcgaGTCGCAGAATCTGTGATACTCCATCTCGAAATGGACGAGATGAACAGACGTACAGAAAGAAGTTAACGGTATAATTAAGCTGTTCCAATATTTGAGAGACGTCCCGAAAGATTAGAAATTTCTTTGTATTTTGTCCAAAAGCATCTACGCCTATGTAGAAAGCTATATTATGCAGTGCTGTGATCGGGGTAACAAATATGACGTATGAAACCATGACGGAAACCAACATTGTCGTGGCCCTTGTTAGATCGGAGCTGTTTCCTTTTGTATTTGTCAGTTTCTTCCGAGCTTTGCTTAGTCTTCCTAAGCTGACAAGAATAATGGGTGTGACTGTTACTATAATGATTATAGGAATCAGAGAATAAAGACTTGAACCGGCTGTTAGCATACTCCTGTATAATGTAACTGCTTGTGGGTCCTTCCTATCAAAACTATCAGGATTACATACACCTTTGCTGTCAATCTTTGAACAATATGTCCAGCCGGCATTAAAGCCGCCAATGACAAAATAAACAGCTACGATTCCTATCAGGCAGTTTCGCTTACTGAAAAAGATCTTTACCCTAAACGGGAACAGGACTGCCGTGAATCTTTCCagacataaataaacaacaaaccACGACGACGTCATTTTCCCCGTTCGAAAGAACCAAAAGAATAATTTACAACCAACAGCGGATAAAGCACGTAGATCGCGTCCGAAGAGCTCTAAGACAAACATCTTGTTGAATGGTTGGGCTAGAAGGAGAGTCACATCTGATACAGCTAAAGCTGCAAGGAAATATCGGGATCCCATTTTGGAAAAGGCTTTGCTGTTCATTATGAATATTGTGATCAGATTTCCAAAAACTCCAACTACAAGACATGTTGGTAAAAGAATAATATTGACATATTCTAGACCCTCTAATGCATCGTCGTATACGGTTCTCGTGGATATAGCAAATGGTTCGCTTGTCTGACAAGTTCCATTGCAGTAGACTGTAGATGTATTATTTGCTGAGGTAGTCAATGGTGTCACTGATGTATTTTGTAATAAGGGCTCCATTGTAATTGTTCTGGAAAAGATACACAAAAAGGACATTCAGATGAAGGTGTTAACTTTATTACTGTTTTAGTGTACATTTTTTGACAAttattgaagaaaaacaaaatcgtATTGGTCGGTTTTACTAAACAATTAGAATGAATAAATATGTTCGATTCTTATTTACCGCAGCGATGGTCTCCTTCTTTCTTTGATattgtaaatgatttttaaaaacaaatactttttaaaaagtatcattGCGGTTTTGATCTACAATTGTtgcctaaaaaaaattaaaaataataataagtagAAAACTTTACCTTTCTATGATCTCTCAAAATGTTTTGGAAAATTTAGTTTCATATCTaggttttatataaatgtatccTAGTTATTACTTTGTTTGACCATTAAGGCATTTTTTGgtgttaatatatattatgatttAATGAAAAGAAGTTTTCATTATTCCAATGTTTGTTGTGATTGTTTCGATAATAATGTAGTTTTTTGTAATGAAGAAACGATAaacaaaaagtagaaaatgacaatattaattatgatatTAACTTGGAATGACAAGGTCGCACCAATACGCAATATAATAGTAATATTCAATAATGTGTATTCAACAAACTTCCTAcgccaaaaatataataatgttttagtGAAAGCAGCAGGTGGCAATAATTGTTATCTTCACTGCATTCATCAAAACCAATTGATTTATAATGAAACAACGAATCTTATGGCCCCTCTCTGTTATGATTTATCAAAACAGGAATGTTTACAGAATTAACAAGATgtcatttctaaaaatattgtttggaCAAATTACGAGGTAGggaaattaaaagtaaaaaaatatcgtTTCGCTGCTTATTACGACCAATGTATATCTATATAGTATATTTTGATAACACAGatgtcaaacagatttttatcTTTGATGATTATTATtgcaaaacatattttgatttcgACATTTAGATCGGTTAAACGAGttctacattttttaaaatgcacTCAAAAAATCTATTACCGCCATGACAGACGCGCACACCAGAAATTTTGAGCTATCGTACTAAGGCATTGCATAAAAACACCCCACCAAAATAAGCAATCCATTATAAGAGTTATATGAAAAACCCATCTTTAATAGGTAAATTCATGTCAATTTGATTCAAgacattattcaaatatttatgcaaatactGATTGACAAACAGAACTTTATACGTCAATTTCATGTAATGGTATTATAGGTTAGAACTTTCtcactatataaaaataataatataaagcTTAACTAATGCTAAGAGTCCGAAACACTTTTCTTGTTTCATTCTTCAGTAATGATCAAAGCCaactatttaaaattcaaatctatataaataccGAGACAAGTAAAGAGCTAGTGAGTAAATTACCGAAAGGGACTTAAAAGCATGAAAGATCAACTTTTCCTGAGGGAGTCAGATCATAACCTTAGTTTCTCTTTAAATTCTTATGTTATTAAACTTATTATCGTTTTGAATGCAATCTATTATAAACAGTTGTAACAATCACAATCGACATTCATTGTCCTTACTTAGCTTATTAAACGACATCCATTCTTACTTTTGGGGAACAAGTATGCCCTGTGTCATCTTTAGATCTCGTGACTTAACGTCCCTCATCTCACGAGCGAACCCCGGCAATAGAGTTCGACATAATTCCTCCGAATGAGGGTAAGAACAGACATCTTCAAATGGTATCCACGGTTGTGCGGGACGTACTGCAGAACATTCACAACAGAATGCTTTAGTATCGTACTTGTAAACCCAAAATCCTAAAAAAAAAGCTGTCTCGCAACGACTATTTAACGTTCTAAAAGATTTAATTGATATCCcatatattgataatatttCCTTGATGTCACGAcatgataaacatatattttctaGCGTCTCTTATAATAGTAGTCCAATTTGTTTTGAGAGACCAATGACTAATGTATGGTTTTGGTGTCTAATTGTTAAAACATACCGGTACATGTTCTTGTTTGATTAAGTATTTTTCCAAGACGTAATATCTTTTCGTCAAATAGAACTACTCGTGGAAattgtgcatttttttaatcatatattaTAAGATTTTATTAACACAATCGATCTTCTGACCTGGAGTCGCATCATCTCCCTTAGACTAGAAAATGAAGCTTAGTGTCATAGTATTTTTGTATAActaaattatgaatattaaatatGGTAACATTTCGCATACCATATTTGGTGAAACTGCAGTGTCGGactaatgtaaaatattttatcggCCATATGAATTTTAGCCGGCAACTTGCTCTAATATGGCAAGGTCATACAATATGATCACAAACGAAATATTTTTGCCAATTAAATGAACGATAGTTGACAGACAAAGATAATGGATATACGAAGTCAGAATTTATAATCATTTTAGTTCAAATGGatcatatgaataaaatgataaaattgtacCTATTTCGATCGTTTGAATTTCGTTACTGTATGTCATACgtttcaaaaatgtttgaacTATTTGTGGAATTACCAATCATGATATCACTAAATGACAATTTAGTATGTTgtttaaaatgtacatgtaatttagTTAGAATTTGAGACaacattcattattttttttttaaattttccctaTTTGGCCTAGAAATAATCCAGTTTTGATCATCATTGGCTCTTCCGGAGGTTAATCATTGTATCACGTACATCCTGAATTTGAGTATCCTGTTCTCTGAATTGGTTATTCGGTGTCTACATCAATTTTGCATGCAATGTTTAATTTCCTTGTAGCacatatgtatatgtatgtcaAAATACactcattaaaatatttttctaatttgctATCATTGGTTTAAGAGGAACACTGTCTGATTTGTGTTTCTATGTTTCAATTGGTTTATTATTTGACCCTGAAATATACTTGTagcaaaattaaacaaatgtttgaatGTTGAAGTTGAGACATAGAAAAGACATATCAAGACATTTCAAAACTATAACATTTCTTTCTTAAACCAACTGGTACCCTGAATATCTGATTCACACCAACTGTGCTACAAACGAAACTTAATTAACAGCAATTTAGTTTGAAAAGTTAAAGACAAACTGTCCTTCGTTTTAAGATCGAAAAGTATAGTACTATTAtgagtttttttgtgtttgttattcAAACACACATAGTTTGTTATGAAGACTTACACGATTACCAGGTATTTCACTCGACCCATACAGAAAggtgaatttttatttgttaatttatcaaCTTGTAgccttaaaaaatatttaaaagaatattgaaTCTGgaaagaaattttatttgaaattcattttgttttatgttttaaagaaaaacagattaCTCAAACAcgactgaaaataaaattctgtaGCCTACTTTCTCTTCACAATAGGATTATTTACCATTTTTAGgattatttccaaaattctgttttgaattaaCAGATCAATCTTTTATCTTTCctagaatgtttttaaattcattttttccatATGCAAAATGAGTTGAACAACACGTTATCGACTGTTTTGTAATAATTTGTCttggattttaaaaatgtataatatctTGTAGCTCCATACTATAATTTGAGTATAAAATGTGTAAgttacaaacacaaaaaacatatacacatgcatttaaatttttaaaggcCACGAAATCGTATGTTAACATTCCAGATATGCAAACTTGACCATGTTGTACCTTCTAAAATTAACAGTTCCATTTCTATTGTTAACTTTCAACTGAATATCCTCATATCGGATAATCCTTGCATCAGTTCTCAGATTTTGAAAAGTCCAAAATAATTcgcatattttgattttttaacatgtcttATTGCTTCGTCAGAAATTTCGCTCTGCACTACGAGACCACTATCAAGTTTAAAAGTTCCACAAAGGAAACTAGTATACACTCTTCTCGTTTCTGAAGATCCACCAAATCTACTTCGCAGTAAAGGTTGTCGTTCTGTCTTTGGTAGAAGCTTGAGCCATTGCTTAATCTTATGCCGATATAACCCAACAGTAGTAACGTCACCAAAATCAAAGGTAATAGCAGAATAGACGAAATAAATACTCGTTTCTACTATTtcaatgctttgatttttttcattgtagtTCACATCGTTTCTATGTGCGGTTCCGAGGTGGTCACCCTTATACGTCCACGCAAGATTCGTTCCTGAAAAAAGTGTAgaacataaataaatgttaGTCCACTAATCGAGATTAAAACGGATACATTGCGATTTATATACAACCTCCCCACCTATTGTGGTTATCCCATGAACCTCATCAGAAGGTATAATTTATTATGTGATCTTGATGTTGGTTGTCTTTAATTTCGAGAAAAAGGTCTATATGGTTGTCGTTGaatttttatgataaagttGTTCACTCGGAATGATTTAGAACTTGCCATATTGTAAgagatattttttatgttggAGTGTGTGTTGCCTTCTAGATGCCTTTCGGTTATTTGTTTCCTATTTAATTGCCCCCGAATGACTCCAACGTATTCCTCAAATTCTCTTATCATTGATctttaaacattgaaaataactCCAGAGCCACGTAACCTCTCAGTGTCAAATTGGCATGTCACGTATTTACAAACTGATTGAAAGTAAAGTACAATTATTACTAAAAACTCCCCATCGCTCACTTTTTAACGTGACTTCCTGAATTGAACGTGTAAAAGAGAATTGAGAAAAATCATGACTTTGTACATCCAAAATATAAGTATCCAATGGTTGTTGATTGTAAGTGTGCATAATTGTTTATGAATACACATTttgtgaagttttttttttattaattacaatATCAATGTAAAAAATCTATGCCAAGGATTTTATTACTGTTTAAAATGGACAATTTTAGATAAAGGTCAGACAAATAATTGATTGTTTCTTAATTTACGGGCTCTGCAAACAACATCACCGTAAACGTGAGGATATATTTTTGGTTTTACTTTTAAGTGAAATGTATTTTCTATCAATTATCCAATTCgaacaaaatgataaatcaaaTACCTGTCAGCgtgttcaaatttaaatacatgtggATAGAATGATGTCTGGTGCTCCACCATTTCATCTTTCTTTCGATCACATAATCTGTAAAGTTAATGTATACTTTGCCTATTCATTTCTATTACAGTTTACTGTACGAGCACAAGAAAGCGTTTACTGTAAGGTTTTATTGGCTGTTCATATACCACACAAATTTATTGGAATGGTATACATATTTACCCTATTTACATATACGCATTGCTTTGCAATTTTATGCTCGGATGTCTTTTATCTGACACTTCGAATTGCgtaatgtttataaatacattggcatacagatttgttttcaatatctttataaaattatatgtctgtagtacggggcgccgaatgggactcttgtggttttgtacaaaattcaattctgtcataacaaaatcagttttgtcttacaaaactatgtgctacagacttattttgtgagaacttcaattttgtgatgacaaaattcatttgtgtagacaaaattcatttttgtcatgacaaaattcatttttgtagacaaaattcatatttgtcatgacaaaagtcaattttgtctaaaaggtatgcaaatataaacatatttgcatacaaaattgacttttgttacctgatatggaaattaaatcacaaaagtcaattgtgtaaggtaagattcaattttgtgagacaaaattgacttttgtgaaacaaaattaacttttgtgagacaaaattaacttttgtgagacaaaattgacttttgtgagacaaaattcaattttgtgagacaaaattcaattttgtgagacaaaattcaattttgtgagacaaaattcaatttgtcatttttgttgagacaaaagtcaattttgttaattgtgttgagacaaaagtcaattttgtaaatttagttgagacaaaagtcaattttgttaattttgttgtgacaaaagtcaattttgtcaattttgttgagacaaaagtcaattttgtcaattttgttgagacaaaagtcaattttgtgacgacaaaattcatttttgtgacgacaaaattcaattttgtaacaacaaattgacttttatgagacaaaattgactttcgtgagacaaaattgactttcgtgagaccaaaatcaattttgttgagacaaaaatcaattttgttgagacaaaaatcaattttgttgagacaaaattcaattttgttaattttgttgagacaaaattcaattttgtcaattttgttgagacaaaattcaattttgtcaattttgttgagacaaaagtcaattttgtctcacattggtcaattttgtctcacaaaagtcaattttgtgtaacaaaagtcaattttgtg comes from the Mytilus trossulus isolate FHL-02 chromosome 3, PNRI_Mtr1.1.1.hap1, whole genome shotgun sequence genome and includes:
- the LOC134712257 gene encoding neuromedin-U receptor 2-like encodes the protein MEPLLQNTSVTPLTTSANNTSTVYCNGTCQTSEPFAISTRTVYDDALEGLEYVNIILLPTCLVVGVFGNLITIFIMNSKAFSKMGSRYFLAALAVSDVTLLLAQPFNKMFVLELFGRDLRALSAVGCKLFFWFFRTGKMTSSWFVVYLCLERFTAVLFPFRVKIFFSKRNCLIGIVAVYFVIGGFNAGWTYCSKIDSKGVCNPDSFDRKDPQAVTLYRSMLTAGSSLYSLIPIIIIVTVTPIILVSLGRLSKARKKLTNTKGNSSDLTRATTMLVSVMVSYVIFVTPITALHNIAFYIGVDAFGQNTKKFLIFRDVSQILEQLNYTVNFFLYVCSSRPFRDGVSQILRLDKIFESLHRLTSRIRSTDSKTNSSKISKLSDKGTQEKQKSLDEEKGASSSEVLQDSGQNKTSACSRVCSETQEQDNETGATSPEGSATSSEDNETGMCSPEGFATTDEISNNTVIYNNVP
- the LOC134712259 gene encoding uncharacterized protein LOC134712259, which codes for MSSLRRRTESTTNILDDNDTNIWTNRQKKIKGYLKKSFIVNVILLVVLVVLLIFKVGLYEKDKKTLKDNEVSFGKTNSNNGVCIPCNSLGSTVKANDTLFDSISRTEDGGKICCYKDQEYMQKMISRMMDPMITKPALDIDYVIERKMKWWSTRHHSIHMYLNLNTLTGTNLAWTYKGDHLGTAHRNDVNYNEKNQSIEIVETSIYFVYSAITFDFGDVTTVGLYRHKIKQWLKLLPKTERQPLLRSRFGGSSETRRVYTSFLCGTFKLDSGLVVQSEISDEAIRHVKKSKYANYFGLFKI